A single genomic interval of Calditrichota bacterium harbors:
- a CDS encoding winged helix-turn-helix transcriptional regulator — translation MMRSLTLSPANRAKFTMTNDREERITFERLSDSLGFRVNYLARLMRSELEFRIKPFGLNGTTWPVMVALYEQDGQSQSDIGDRTGMDAPTMTRALDNLEARRYIDRYRDDHDRRVQLILLTREGRSVAIRAAQIGEEINRETVQLLSEEEREILWSSVSRIETALKSLIEKRVDYYADEASRV, via the coding sequence ATGATGCGCTCACTGACTCTCTCGCCTGCCAATAGAGCAAAGTTCACTATGACCAACGATAGAGAAGAGCGGATCACCTTCGAACGGCTCTCCGACAGCCTCGGTTTCCGGGTCAACTATCTGGCGCGGCTGATGCGCAGTGAACTGGAGTTTCGCATCAAGCCGTTTGGGTTGAACGGCACTACCTGGCCGGTGATGGTTGCGCTCTACGAACAGGACGGTCAGTCCCAAAGCGATATTGGCGACCGCACCGGAATGGACGCGCCGACGATGACCCGGGCTCTCGACAACCTCGAAGCGAGACGCTACATCGACCGCTACCGCGACGACCACGACCGCCGGGTGCAATTGATCCTGTTGACCCGCGAAGGTCGCAGCGTCGCCATCCGCGCAGCGCAAATCGGTGAGGAAATCAACCGCGAAACAGTCCAGTTGCTGTCGGAAGAGGAGCGGGAGATTCTTTGGAGCAGCGTCTCGCGAATCGAGACTGCTCTGAAGAGCCTGATCGAAAAACGGGTGGATTATTATGCTGACGAGGCGAGTCGGGTATGA
- a CDS encoding 3-isopropylmalate dehydratase small subunit, with protein sequence MGVAFKYGDSVDTDVIIPARYCTRFDAVYLAQHCLEDLDATFASRVRPGDIVVAGENFGCGSSRENAPIAIKGAGVAAVIAKSFARIFYRNSINIGLPILICPDAVEGIQDGDKVEVAPANGTIRNHTRGGEWQAAAFPAEIQGIIEAGGLVGYVRARLQNAAS encoded by the coding sequence TTGGGAGTTGCTTTCAAATACGGCGATTCGGTCGATACCGACGTCATCATTCCGGCGCGTTATTGCACCCGGTTCGATGCGGTTTATCTGGCGCAGCACTGCCTCGAAGACCTCGACGCGACATTTGCCAGCCGGGTCCGCCCCGGAGACATCGTCGTGGCAGGCGAGAACTTTGGCTGTGGCTCGTCGCGCGAGAACGCGCCGATTGCCATCAAAGGCGCCGGTGTTGCGGCGGTTATCGCAAAATCGTTCGCCCGCATTTTTTACCGCAACTCGATCAACATCGGCCTGCCGATCCTGATCTGTCCCGACGCCGTTGAAGGCATTCAAGACGGTGATAAAGTCGAGGTCGCACCCGCCAACGGGACGATTCGCAACCATACCCGGGGCGGGGAGTGGCAGGCAGCGGCGTTTCCGGCCGAGATCCAGGGCATCATCGAAGCCGGGGGACTGGTTGGCTATGTACGAGCCAGACTCCAAAACGCAGCCTCTTGA